The following coding sequences lie in one Paenibacillus durus ATCC 35681 genomic window:
- a CDS encoding hydrolase, giving the protein MEHLKSTEAERINAEKTALVVIDLQNGIINSGRPQAPYTGAQVVQNASKLVKAFTEKGAFVVLVRVSTVDGQDMLKPVTDLPTNQVQFPEGWDNIVPELADTNNAHLITKRQWGAFYGTDLELQLRRRGIDTIVLCGVSTAIGVDTTAREAYQRGFNQIFAEDAMTASAQEEHEYVCKNIFPRIGRIRTSEEVAGLLQ; this is encoded by the coding sequence ATGGAACATTTAAAATCAACGGAAGCTGAAAGGATTAATGCAGAAAAAACGGCGCTGGTTGTTATCGATTTGCAAAATGGAATTATTAACAGCGGCCGTCCACAAGCTCCTTATACGGGTGCGCAGGTGGTTCAGAATGCAAGCAAGTTAGTAAAGGCGTTCACGGAAAAAGGTGCTTTTGTGGTCCTGGTCAGAGTTTCAACCGTAGATGGACAAGATATGTTAAAACCAGTTACAGATTTACCAACGAATCAGGTACAATTCCCTGAAGGCTGGGATAACATCGTGCCTGAATTGGCAGATACGAATAATGCACACTTGATTACCAAACGGCAATGGGGCGCTTTTTACGGCACCGACCTGGAATTGCAATTGCGCCGCCGCGGAATTGATACGATCGTATTATGCGGTGTTTCTACCGCCATCGGGGTGGATACTACTGCGAGAGAAGCTTACCAACGCGGGTTTAATCAAATCTTTGCCGAAGATGCCATGACAGCTTCAGCCCAAGAGGAGCATGAATATGTTTGCAAAAACATCTTTCCAAGGATTGGCCGGATTCGGACAAGTGAAGAAGTGGCGGGGTTGCTGCAATGA
- a CDS encoding ArsR/SmtB family transcription factor, whose amino-acid sequence MNNEDILAVLKALSNETRLNILCWLREPEQMNENLPNVIKEEFPGGVCVGSIQEKSGLAQSVISSYLSSMQKAGLLESRRYGQWTYYRRNEEAIAAFLEEFAAGLQAKKK is encoded by the coding sequence ATGAATAACGAAGATATACTTGCAGTGTTGAAGGCTCTGTCTAATGAAACCCGTCTCAATATCCTTTGCTGGCTGCGGGAGCCTGAACAGATGAATGAGAATCTGCCGAACGTCATTAAAGAAGAGTTCCCGGGCGGTGTCTGCGTGGGAAGCATTCAGGAAAAATCCGGTCTGGCGCAGTCGGTCATCTCCTCGTACCTGTCCTCTATGCAGAAGGCCGGACTGCTGGAGTCCCGACGCTATGGCCAATGGACTTATTACAGACGCAATGAGGAGGCGATCGCGGCCTTTTTGGAGGAATTTGCGGCCGGGCTGCAGGCCAAGAAGAAGTAG
- a CDS encoding TetR/AcrR family transcriptional regulator, whose product MNAKRGRPRNIETEKSILAASYDLLLENGFGAVTVEKIAERAGVSKATIYKWWPNKAAVVMDGFLSAAAARLPLPDTGSAFNNVLMHATNLARFLTSREGKIITELIGEGQFDSGLAEAYRIRYFYPRRLEARQLLEQGVQRGELKENLDIELSIDLIYGPIFYRLLVIGEKLDDTYVQNIVTSAFEGIKID is encoded by the coding sequence GTGAATGCCAAAAGAGGGCGCCCGCGTAACATTGAAACTGAAAAGTCCATCCTTGCCGCTTCCTATGACTTGTTGTTGGAGAATGGCTTTGGAGCGGTCACTGTTGAGAAAATTGCTGAGCGTGCCGGGGTGAGTAAAGCTACCATTTATAAATGGTGGCCCAACAAGGCTGCTGTTGTTATGGATGGCTTCCTTTCTGCTGCCGCAGCAAGACTGCCGCTCCCCGATACAGGCTCAGCATTCAATAATGTACTGATGCACGCCACTAATTTAGCCCGGTTCTTGACAAGCCGGGAAGGTAAAATCATTACGGAGCTAATAGGTGAAGGGCAGTTCGATTCGGGGCTGGCAGAGGCATACCGGATCAGATATTTCTATCCGCGCCGGCTTGAGGCGAGACAACTATTGGAACAGGGAGTTCAGCGGGGGGAATTAAAGGAAAACCTTGATATTGAGTTAAGCATTGACCTGATTTATGGGCCGATTTTCTATAGATTGTTAGTAATCGGTGAGAAGCTGGACGATACTTATGTGCAAAATATAGTAACCTCCGCGTTTGAAGGGATTAAAATAGATTGA
- a CDS encoding MFS transporter encodes MCSITLHLAEGRSLFYADVEKESFIREDSKTLGIKEVWIAVPEKSLTITLFVTFLVLTVALYSVEPVITVYITQLSRNTGHVALIAGLVFSASGLANIVAAPRLGKLSDKIGAQKVILAALIAAGLLFIPQAFVQNPWQLMGLSFLLGLAAAGLIPSVNILVKKITPPALTGRVFGFNMSAGYLGVFGGSVLGGQVAAWLGIRYVFMITSTLLLVNAVWVYFKVYK; translated from the coding sequence TTGTGTTCAATAACTTTGCATTTAGCCGAAGGAAGGTCTTTATTTTATGCTGATGTGGAAAAGGAATCCTTTATCCGCGAGGACAGCAAGACGCTTGGGATTAAGGAAGTATGGATTGCCGTTCCTGAAAAAAGCTTGACGATTACCTTGTTTGTGACATTTCTTGTTCTCACTGTGGCCTTGTATTCGGTTGAACCCGTCATCACCGTATATATTACCCAGTTATCCCGCAATACCGGTCATGTCGCGTTGATCGCCGGATTAGTATTCTCAGCCTCGGGGCTCGCCAACATAGTGGCCGCTCCAAGACTCGGCAAACTTTCTGACAAAATAGGAGCGCAGAAAGTTATATTAGCCGCTCTAATAGCGGCAGGCCTCCTTTTTATCCCGCAAGCCTTTGTACAGAATCCTTGGCAATTAATGGGTCTGAGTTTCCTGCTCGGATTAGCCGCGGCCGGATTGATTCCTTCCGTTAATATCCTGGTCAAAAAAATTACACCGCCTGCTCTTACAGGCAGAGTGTTTGGATTTAACATGTCGGCAGGTTATCTAGGCGTATTTGGAGGGTCCGTGCTGGGCGGGCAAGTGGCAGCCTGGTTAGGCATCCGCTATGTATTTATGATTACAAGTACCTTGTTGCTGGTCAATGCGGTGTGGGTTTATTTCAAGGTGTATAAATGA
- a CDS encoding NADH:flavin oxidoreductase → MTISKSAEALFKPFEGGRLKLENRIVMAPMTRGFSPLGAPGPDVAGYYRRRAENGVGLIITEGTVINHPAAAADLGVPHFYGEEALQGWARVVREVHEAGGKIAPQIWHTGTAREREKFPESNANPIGPSGLSLTGDPVSEPLTVEEIHGLVQAYAQAAADAKRIGFDAVEIHGAHGYLIDQFFWDLTNKRTDEYGGDLVGRTRFAVEVIEAVRAAVGPDFPIIFRFSQWKPVDYNVKLAVNPEELERFLTPLSEAGVDIFHASTRRFWEPEFEGSDLNLAGWTRKLTGKPAITVGSVGLDSDFTSLFEEGKGGQAASLDNLIERLDRGEFDLVAVGRALLSDPAWAAKIRDDRTEELEPFTREALATLI, encoded by the coding sequence ATGACCATATCCAAATCAGCAGAGGCTCTATTCAAGCCTTTTGAAGGCGGACGACTGAAGCTTGAAAATCGTATTGTCATGGCCCCAATGACCCGTGGCTTTTCGCCGTTAGGCGCTCCAGGTCCCGACGTGGCCGGATATTACCGGCGGAGAGCGGAAAACGGCGTCGGCCTCATCATCACGGAAGGAACCGTCATTAACCATCCGGCTGCGGCTGCTGATCTCGGTGTGCCGCATTTTTACGGGGAGGAAGCTCTGCAAGGATGGGCGCGTGTCGTCCGCGAAGTGCATGAAGCCGGCGGGAAAATCGCTCCGCAGATTTGGCATACCGGTACGGCCCGCGAGAGGGAGAAATTCCCGGAATCGAATGCCAACCCGATCGGGCCGTCTGGCCTCAGCCTGACTGGCGATCCGGTATCAGAGCCGCTGACGGTTGAGGAGATTCACGGTCTCGTGCAGGCATATGCCCAAGCCGCTGCCGACGCGAAGCGCATCGGCTTTGACGCGGTAGAGATACATGGTGCGCACGGCTACCTCATTGACCAGTTCTTCTGGGACTTGACCAACAAGCGCACAGATGAGTATGGTGGCGACCTGGTAGGCCGCACCCGATTCGCGGTGGAGGTTATCGAGGCGGTGCGAGCCGCAGTCGGCCCCGACTTCCCGATCATCTTCCGCTTCTCCCAATGGAAGCCGGTTGATTACAACGTCAAACTGGCAGTGAATCCAGAGGAACTGGAGCGCTTCCTCACACCGCTGTCTGAGGCAGGCGTTGATATCTTCCATGCCTCCACGCGCCGGTTCTGGGAGCCCGAGTTCGAGGGGTCAGACCTCAATCTGGCGGGCTGGACGCGGAAGCTGACAGGCAAGCCGGCTATTACCGTCGGTTCGGTTGGCCTGGACTCGGACTTCACCAGCCTGTTCGAGGAAGGCAAGGGCGGGCAGGCTGCCAGCCTCGACAATCTGATCGAGCGTCTGGACCGCGGGGAGTTCGACCTCGTCGCCGTCGGTCGCGCGCTGCTGAGCGATCCGGCCTGGGCGGCCAAGATCCGCGACGACCGCACCGAAGAGCTGGAGCCGTTCACGCGGGAGGCTCTTGCCACGCTGATTTGA
- a CDS encoding iron-containing alcohol dehydrogenase encodes MNRFTIPRDIYYGEGALDILKTIEGKKAALVIGGGSVKSSGALAQIEGLLTEAGLETRVIEGIVSEPTVGMVMEGVKTLNEFQPDWVIGIGGGSPMDAAKAMWVFYEHPQLTFEEASRPFTLPKLRTKAKFIGIPTTSGTASEISNLSVVTDEKTGIKYPLADFELTPDLAVIDPVLVESMPKHITAYTGMDALTHGIESYVAKPRTLLTDALAIESVELVKQHLLHSYEGSQESRKAMHIAQGMAGMAFANAVLGNVHSLAHKSGPTFDIPHGCANAIYLPYVIQFNRTVVSDRFAAIAKRIGLTGQSTDELVDALVAWIRELNRNMGIPSTLRDYGVSEELFDAHVDSMAANAVKDPCTSTNPRETSVEEMKKLYVAAFRGEDVTF; translated from the coding sequence ATGAATCGTTTTACAATTCCACGCGATATTTATTATGGGGAAGGCGCTTTGGACATCCTCAAAACAATTGAGGGGAAAAAAGCTGCACTCGTCATCGGCGGCGGTTCCGTCAAGTCAAGCGGCGCCCTCGCCCAAATTGAAGGTTTGCTTACGGAAGCTGGCCTGGAAACACGGGTGATCGAGGGTATTGTATCCGAACCCACCGTTGGCATGGTGATGGAAGGAGTCAAAACCCTAAACGAATTCCAACCGGACTGGGTGATCGGTATTGGCGGCGGTTCGCCGATGGATGCTGCGAAAGCGATGTGGGTATTCTATGAGCATCCGCAGCTTACTTTCGAAGAAGCAAGCCGGCCGTTCACGTTGCCTAAACTGCGGACCAAAGCCAAATTCATCGGCATTCCGACGACAAGCGGCACCGCCTCGGAAATTTCAAACCTGTCGGTTGTGACCGATGAGAAAACAGGCATCAAGTACCCCCTTGCCGATTTCGAACTGACGCCAGATCTGGCGGTCATCGATCCGGTGTTGGTTGAATCGATGCCTAAACATATAACGGCATATACCGGCATGGATGCACTGACTCACGGCATCGAGTCGTATGTTGCCAAGCCCCGCACTCTACTGACGGATGCCCTGGCAATTGAATCGGTCGAGCTGGTGAAACAGCACCTTCTTCATTCGTACGAAGGGAGCCAAGAATCGCGTAAAGCGATGCATATCGCCCAAGGCATGGCCGGTATGGCTTTTGCCAACGCGGTGCTGGGTAACGTTCATAGTCTTGCGCACAAAAGCGGTCCGACCTTCGATATTCCGCACGGCTGCGCTAACGCGATTTATCTGCCGTACGTCATCCAGTTTAACCGTACGGTCGTCTCCGACCGCTTTGCAGCCATCGCCAAACGGATCGGTCTTACCGGTCAATCAACGGACGAACTGGTAGACGCGCTGGTGGCGTGGATCCGTGAGCTGAATCGTAACATGGGTATCCCAAGTACACTCCGCGACTACGGCGTATCCGAAGAGCTGTTTGACGCGCATGTGGATAGCATGGCTGCAAACGCGGTGAAAGATCCATGCACAAGCACTAACCCGCGCGAAACATCTGTAGAAGAAATGAAAAAACTATACGTAGCGGCGTTTAGAGGAGAAGACGTAACGTTCTAA
- a CDS encoding RNA-guided endonuclease InsQ/TnpB family protein has translation MIRCVKTAFHTSKWDLERLYTCNRISAEVWNQCLLIAKHHALQDDGKWIGKTELQAALKNQFPLHSQSVQAVCHKYLFARDSAKQARKQGLRTKYPYKKKKHFNTKWVDQAFKIKANTIYLSLGIQNGKRQQPIKITVPRLPNPDIKEIELVFDRKLVISMSYDDGQAAAENQGSQTAAIDLGEIHSITATTTENKSIIITGRKVRSIHRLRNKKLAEIQKLMSKCQKGSRQWKKYNRAKKYILSKSERQLNDAIHKTTKQFVEWCRENEVKAAVVGKVEGVQRNTKKKKRKTVTQKLSNWSFGKIQKQLAYKLEAQGASMKMIDESYTSQQCPCCGRRKKISSRNYNCSCGYTEHRDVHGSKGILSKYLHGDIRYLGETKEIKYLRIA, from the coding sequence GTGATCCGATGTGTCAAAACAGCGTTTCACACCTCAAAATGGGATTTGGAACGGCTGTATACGTGTAACCGAATTTCAGCGGAAGTTTGGAATCAGTGTCTACTCATTGCCAAGCACCATGCCCTACAGGACGATGGAAAATGGATCGGAAAAACCGAACTTCAAGCGGCGCTTAAAAATCAGTTTCCTTTGCATTCCCAATCGGTACAGGCGGTCTGCCATAAATATCTTTTTGCTAGAGACAGCGCAAAACAAGCCAGAAAGCAAGGCCTGCGCACCAAATACCCTTACAAAAAGAAGAAACACTTCAATACCAAATGGGTGGACCAAGCGTTCAAAATCAAGGCTAACACGATCTACTTAAGTCTGGGTATCCAAAACGGAAAACGCCAGCAGCCGATTAAAATCACCGTCCCGCGTTTACCGAATCCGGACATCAAGGAAATCGAGCTGGTATTTGACCGAAAACTGGTGATTTCCATGAGTTACGATGACGGACAAGCGGCTGCAGAAAACCAAGGCAGCCAGACCGCAGCAATTGACCTGGGAGAAATTCATTCCATCACGGCAACGACAACAGAGAACAAATCAATCATCATCACCGGAAGAAAAGTAAGAAGTATTCACAGGCTGAGAAACAAGAAGCTGGCCGAGATCCAGAAGCTCATGAGCAAATGCCAAAAAGGCAGCCGACAATGGAAAAAATACAACCGGGCCAAAAAATACATACTCAGCAAAAGTGAACGCCAACTGAATGACGCCATCCACAAAACCACCAAACAATTCGTAGAATGGTGCAGAGAAAATGAGGTCAAAGCGGCGGTTGTTGGAAAAGTGGAAGGTGTGCAGCGGAACACGAAAAAGAAGAAAAGAAAGACCGTAACCCAAAAGCTGTCCAACTGGAGCTTTGGCAAGATTCAAAAACAGCTCGCATATAAACTGGAAGCTCAGGGAGCGAGCATGAAAATGATAGATGAGAGCTATACTAGCCAACAATGTCCTTGTTGCGGAAGAAGAAAAAAGATATCTAGCCGAAACTACAACTGTTCCTGCGGCTATACCGAACACCGGGATGTACACGGGAGCAAAGGGATATTATCCAAGTATCTGCATGGAGATATCCGTTATTTGGGCGAAACGAAAGAAATCAAGTATCTACGGATCGCGTAA
- a CDS encoding glycoside hydrolase family 97 protein, producing MTSRWVVFSPDGGIQAEFILNNGIPYYSVRYRHRPVIRPSKLGFTFEHAEPLNRNFRVSAARYDSFNETWTQPWGEVREIRNHYNELRVALEETTPSPRRMFIIFRVYNDGLGFRYELPEQDHLSHFEIKREETEFALTDVEVAWWIPAYQKLYTELLYHVTPLRSIPYRAVHTPLTMKMADGLYLSIHEAELSRYSTLTLMPLENNTLAADLIPWSDGVKVKGSTPLKTPWRTIQIAETPGDLITSYLILNLNEPNRLGDVSWVQPGKYIGIWWGMHLGIYTWSYGPRHGATTENAKRYIDFAAKYGIPMVVIEGWNIGWENDWTKHGENFSFTTPYPDYDIVEVTSYAASKGVKIIGHMETAGAIQNLERQLEAAFTLFKKLGIDVVKTGYVSPDPALKRFDDQGNLISMEWLGGQYNVDHHRKVIETAARYQISLIAHEPVKDTGERRTYPNMMTREGARGQEFDASAEYAGNPPDHTTILPFTRMLAGPIDYTPGIVRLIYREFRPGNRVRGTLAKQLALYVVLYSPLQMAADLPENYEQQRAAFQFILDVPTDWQDTKVLGGEIGDYVTIVRKDRNSEEWYLGSITDEHGRTLAAPLAFLDPDKAYVAEIYADGPSADWRTNPYPLTISKVPVDRSTTLQLRLAPGGGQAIRIRPAAVDEIQVPPG from the coding sequence GTGACAAGCAGGTGGGTTGTTTTTTCACCCGATGGCGGCATCCAGGCGGAATTTATCCTAAATAACGGCATTCCTTATTATAGTGTGCGCTATCGTCACCGGCCCGTGATCCGGCCTTCGAAGCTGGGCTTTACCTTTGAACATGCCGAGCCGCTTAACCGGAACTTCAGGGTCTCCGCCGCCAGGTATGACAGCTTCAATGAGACTTGGACACAGCCTTGGGGAGAAGTCAGGGAAATACGCAATCATTACAATGAACTCCGCGTGGCCCTTGAAGAGACAACCCCGTCTCCGCGCCGAATGTTCATCATTTTTCGTGTATACAATGACGGCCTGGGCTTTCGCTATGAGCTGCCTGAGCAGGACCATCTCTCCCATTTTGAAATCAAGCGCGAAGAAACCGAATTTGCCCTGACCGATGTGGAAGTGGCCTGGTGGATACCCGCCTATCAGAAGCTGTATACTGAACTCCTGTACCATGTGACTCCCCTTCGTTCCATTCCCTACCGCGCCGTCCATACCCCTTTAACGATGAAAATGGCGGATGGATTATACCTGAGCATTCACGAAGCGGAACTGTCCCGCTATTCCACCTTGACCCTGATGCCCCTGGAAAATAATACGCTTGCAGCCGACCTTATTCCCTGGTCCGACGGTGTTAAAGTCAAAGGCTCCACTCCGCTAAAAACGCCGTGGCGAACGATTCAGATCGCGGAAACGCCAGGCGATTTGATTACCTCCTATTTGATTCTTAATCTGAATGAACCGAACAGGCTGGGAGATGTGTCATGGGTACAACCGGGCAAGTACATTGGCATTTGGTGGGGCATGCATCTGGGGATTTACACCTGGAGCTACGGCCCCAGACATGGCGCGACGACCGAGAATGCTAAGCGGTACATTGATTTTGCCGCCAAATACGGCATTCCGATGGTGGTGATCGAGGGGTGGAATATCGGGTGGGAGAACGATTGGACCAAGCATGGCGAGAACTTCAGTTTTACAACCCCTTATCCGGATTATGACATTGTGGAGGTCACCTCGTATGCCGCCAGCAAGGGCGTGAAAATTATCGGGCACATGGAAACAGCCGGAGCGATTCAGAATCTGGAGCGTCAGTTGGAAGCGGCGTTTACTTTGTTTAAAAAACTCGGGATAGACGTTGTGAAAACAGGCTATGTCTCCCCCGACCCTGCACTCAAGCGCTTTGATGACCAAGGGAATCTGATCAGCATGGAGTGGCTTGGCGGTCAATACAACGTCGATCATCATCGAAAAGTAATCGAAACCGCAGCTAGGTATCAGATTAGTCTGATCGCCCATGAGCCGGTGAAAGATACGGGAGAACGGCGCACCTATCCGAATATGATGACCCGCGAAGGCGCGCGGGGACAGGAGTTCGATGCCTCCGCCGAATATGCCGGAAACCCTCCGGACCACACCACCATCCTGCCTTTCACCCGGATGCTTGCCGGTCCCATCGACTATACGCCGGGGATTGTAAGGCTGATTTATAGGGAATTCAGACCGGGCAACCGGGTGCGGGGGACGTTAGCTAAACAGCTCGCGCTTTATGTGGTTCTGTATAGCCCGCTGCAAATGGCAGCCGACCTGCCGGAAAATTACGAACAGCAGCGCGCAGCTTTTCAATTTATTCTGGATGTCCCTACCGATTGGCAGGATACCAAGGTGCTGGGCGGAGAGATCGGAGATTATGTTACGATTGTCCGCAAAGACAGAAACAGCGAAGAATGGTACCTGGGTAGCATTACCGATGAGCACGGACGGACGCTTGCGGCGCCGCTCGCTTTTCTTGATCCAGACAAAGCGTATGTAGCTGAAATCTACGCCGACGGCCCGTCTGCCGACTGGAGGACCAATCCCTATCCCCTGACCATTTCCAAGGTACCTGTTGACAGAAGCACGACCCTGCAATTGAGGCTCGCGCCGGGAGGCGGGCAAGCCATTCGCATACGTCCGGCTGCCGTGGATGAAATCCAAGTCCCACCCGGTTGA
- a CDS encoding MFS transporter, producing MQTEQVMEGKSISSWITLLLATACGLIVANLYYAQTLVGPISAATGLSSDAAGLIVTLTQIGYVVGLLFIVPLSDIIENRRLAVLSLLVVVCALIAATFTPNAILFLTASLFIGLGSVVAQILVPYATYLSSEEQRGRVVGNVMSGLLLGIMLARPVASFIASLWGWHAVFALSAVITALLSLLLSRILPERKPSPTMNYGELIVSLGALLKQTPVLRRRGIYQACLFGVFSLFWTTAPLRLADDFGLSQQGIALFALAGVGGAVAAPIAGRLADKGWTRFLSGLAMIIAALSFLLAYLVQGNSTFALAMLLVSAITLDMAVSGNLVLGQRAIYTLGSEARGRLNGLFMSIFFVGGAIGSSLGGWTYAHGGWSLTSLVGIILPILALLYFFTEKRA from the coding sequence ATGCAAACAGAACAAGTAATGGAGGGTAAAAGTATTTCGAGTTGGATCACGTTGCTGTTAGCAACTGCATGCGGCCTTATCGTCGCCAATCTGTATTATGCCCAAACACTGGTAGGACCAATCAGCGCCGCTACGGGTCTTTCTTCCGACGCAGCAGGGTTAATTGTCACTTTAACTCAGATTGGTTATGTCGTAGGGCTGCTGTTTATCGTACCGCTTAGTGACATTATTGAAAATCGGCGTCTTGCGGTCTTATCGCTGCTTGTTGTTGTATGTGCTTTGATTGCGGCAACATTCACACCTAATGCGATATTGTTCCTCACTGCTTCCCTATTCATTGGACTCGGATCTGTGGTGGCCCAAATACTGGTACCTTATGCTACCTATTTATCGTCTGAAGAGCAGCGCGGACGTGTGGTGGGGAACGTAATGAGCGGACTCTTGCTCGGAATCATGTTGGCCCGGCCGGTAGCAAGCTTTATAGCCAGCCTTTGGGGATGGCATGCAGTATTTGCATTGTCGGCAGTTATTACAGCTCTTTTATCGCTTCTGTTGTCGCGTATTCTTCCTGAGCGCAAGCCTTCACCTACGATGAATTATGGCGAATTAATCGTTTCATTGGGTGCTCTATTAAAACAAACACCTGTATTACGCCGCCGGGGCATTTATCAAGCCTGCCTATTTGGTGTCTTTAGCCTCTTTTGGACTACGGCTCCTTTACGGCTTGCGGATGATTTCGGATTGTCTCAGCAAGGCATTGCATTGTTTGCTTTAGCCGGTGTTGGCGGCGCAGTCGCAGCACCGATCGCCGGAAGACTGGCGGACAAAGGCTGGACCCGATTTTTAAGCGGACTAGCGATGATCATCGCTGCCCTGTCCTTTTTGCTGGCATACCTTGTTCAAGGCAATTCAACATTTGCTCTAGCCATGCTCCTTGTTTCCGCTATCACGCTGGACATGGCCGTATCGGGAAATCTTGTGCTTGGACAACGTGCGATTTACACATTGGGGAGTGAAGCGAGAGGACGTCTAAACGGACTGTTCATGTCCATCTTCTTTGTTGGCGGAGCGATTGGCTCGTCTTTAGGCGGCTGGACTTATGCTCACGGCGGCTGGAGCTTAACATCCCTGGTAGGAATAATCCTGCCAATTCTAGCTTTACTATACTTTTTTACGGAAAAAAGAGCTTAA
- the tnpA gene encoding IS200/IS605 family transposase, translating into MKLDSNNHSVFSLNYHLILCIKYRKKVLTDEISDYAKAIFERIGENYHITLSEWNHDNDHIHVLFKAHPNTELSKFINAYKSASSRLIKKDFPEVKTKLWREYFWSQSFCLVTVGGAPLEVLKAYIENQGKEAKTR; encoded by the coding sequence ATGAAATTAGACTCAAATAATCACTCGGTATTTTCCCTGAACTATCATCTCATCCTTTGCATTAAATACCGCAAAAAAGTACTTACCGACGAGATCTCAGACTATGCGAAGGCCATTTTTGAACGCATTGGAGAAAACTATCATATTACGCTGAGTGAATGGAACCACGACAACGATCACATCCATGTACTGTTCAAGGCGCATCCCAACACCGAACTATCTAAATTTATCAATGCCTATAAAAGTGCCAGCTCTCGCCTTATAAAAAAAGACTTTCCCGAAGTCAAAACGAAGTTGTGGAGAGAGTATTTTTGGTCGCAAAGCTTCTGCCTGGTTACTGTAGGCGGCGCTCCTTTGGAGGTACTAAAGGCGTACATCGAGAATCAAGGGAAGGAGGCGAAAACCAGGTGA
- a CDS encoding helix-turn-helix domain-containing protein, with amino-acid sequence MNIHNLFFHIHYCNSRKFKGPGRRVGKFTRTLQHHELVFVTGGTGSFMIRGKRYPVKEGMLFYIGPGVLHSFEPDTEESAGFLTVHFSYARVNVNDGKWDIKDEAQMLSLHPAQQLKDFYPVEDIFNKLVDSWYAKLPGYEFMAKTLLQQLLIAVYQNISKQNQNYSISLKVEKTIQYMHQNVNQKVTLAELSEMVQLAPTYLSRTFKEFTGYSIIEFFNKMKIDEAKAMILEGGKKIKEVAQAFGFTDEFYFSRIYEPPLLTLR; translated from the coding sequence ATGAATATCCATAATCTTTTTTTCCACATTCATTACTGCAACAGCAGAAAATTCAAGGGACCCGGAAGACGTGTGGGCAAATTCACCAGAACTCTTCAACATCATGAACTTGTGTTTGTTACCGGAGGAACGGGGAGTTTTATGATTCGGGGAAAAAGATATCCGGTCAAGGAAGGAATGTTATTCTACATTGGACCTGGAGTATTGCATTCTTTTGAGCCGGACACCGAAGAATCCGCAGGTTTCCTGACTGTACACTTCAGTTATGCGCGTGTGAATGTGAATGACGGTAAATGGGATATTAAAGACGAGGCGCAAATGCTCTCCCTGCACCCTGCACAACAACTAAAGGATTTCTATCCGGTTGAGGATATATTCAACAAATTGGTGGACAGCTGGTACGCCAAACTTCCAGGATATGAATTTATGGCCAAAACGTTGCTTCAACAGTTATTGATTGCCGTTTATCAAAATATAAGTAAGCAAAACCAGAACTACTCCATTTCCTTAAAAGTGGAAAAAACCATTCAATACATGCATCAAAATGTAAATCAAAAAGTGACTTTGGCTGAATTATCGGAGATGGTGCAATTGGCGCCTACTTATTTATCAAGAACGTTCAAAGAATTCACGGGATATTCCATCATTGAGTTTTTTAACAAAATGAAAATTGATGAAGCCAAAGCAATGATTCTTGAAGGCGGCAAAAAAATAAAAGAGGTGGCACAAGCATTCGGGTTTACGGATGAATTTTATTTCAGCAGGATATATGAACCTCCCCTGCTTACACTTCGTTAA